Proteins encoded in a region of the Diospyros lotus cultivar Yz01 chromosome 9, ASM1463336v1, whole genome shotgun sequence genome:
- the LOC127809399 gene encoding uncharacterized protein LOC127809399 produces the protein MARVPTNRERLENLENMSNTMEDRFSRMEQNLQRLTLLVEQQQSSRRSNSRSLPRQRTPASVSQRHDSRSGDESEDEQQEDNREATTNPFARKQSTFKPRLQFPTFNSEDPISWLSRANQFFKSQDITSQEKVDYAAYFLEGEANHWWQWLSRTYESQGKTIRWKDFEQEIRTRFGPTGYMDYDEALSKMQQTGSLRDYQKEFEKVATQVRDWPEKALIGAFVGGLKPELATEVKLHRPTHLRHAIEIARLKDEQVQSMRKSYAYKGPTMATSSSGYKPKVPPPPQAMSNKSIPPGVRRLSWDEMQKRREQGLCFNCNKKFTPGHKCKKAQAFLIECDHPQDWDEEEAEPDMPLNWPAEAIEAASDEQPEVSLHALAGSSGPQTMRVTAMLRNREVSLLIDNGSTHNFISTRIAQRLQIPITHIDSFHVRVASGEKLTCTQQCKGVNLKIQHIAVTVDLYAIPLAGVDIVLGVQWLSQLGKVAFDYKRLTMEFTLGDQQVCLSMQPGHSHVVKRNEIQKLIRAGGECYAIQVATQPRSQEDFPTATDPQREEIATDIQEVLADFPLVLQEPTTLPPSRACDHRITLIDEQQPVNVPPYRYAHHQKDEIERQVKEMLK, from the coding sequence ATGGCTAGAGTACCAACCAACCGTGAACGACTTGAGAACCTTGAAAACATGTCTAACACCATGGAAGATAGGTTTTCGAGGATGGAGCAGAATCTGCAACGACTTACGCTATTGGTTGAACAACAGCAATCATCAAGGCGAAGCAACAGCAGATCACTCCCCAGACAACGAACTCCTGCCTCTGTTAGCCAAAGGCATGATTCAAGATCTGGGGACGAATCTGAAGATGAACAACAAGAAGACAACAGGGAAGCCACTACAAATCCCTTTGCCCGCAAGCAATCCACCTTTAAACCGCGACTGCAATTTCCTACCTTCAATAGTGAGGATCCGATTTCTTGGCTCAGCCGTGCCAATCAATTCTTTAAGTCACAAGACATAACCAGTCAAGAGAAGGTAGACTATGCTGCCTATTTTTTAGAAGGAGAGGCCAATCACTGGTGGCAGTGGCTCTCTCGCACTTATGAGAGTCAGGGCAAAACAATCCGGTGGAAGGACTTTGAACAAGAAATTCGCACCAGATTCGGCCCTACCGGATACATGGACTACGATGAAGCATTGTCAAAAATGCAGCAAACGGGATCCCTCCGTGACTACCAGAAAGAATTCGAAAAAGTTGCCACACAGGTGAGGGACTGGCCTGAAAAGGCCTTGATTGGGGCATTTGTTGGAGGCCTTAAGCCAGAATTAGCAACAGAAGTGAAGTTGCATAGGCCCACCCACTTGCGTCATGCTATAGAGATTGCAAGATTGAAGGATGAACAGGTGCAATCCATGCGCAAGTCATATGCCTACAAAGGCCCTACTATGGCCACAAGCAGTAGCGGGTACAAGCCAAAGGTACCACCCCCGCCACAAGCCATGTCCAATAAGTCTATTCCCCCAGGCGTGCGGCGCCTTTCATGGGACGAAATGCAGAAGCGACGTGAGCAAGGCTTATGTTTTAACTGCAACAAGAAGTTTACTCCGGGCCACAAGTGCAAGAAGGCCCAAGCCTTTCTGATCGAGTGCGACCACCCTCAGGACTGGGATGAGGAAGAGGCAGAGCCCGACATGCCTCTTAACTGGCCCGCAGAAGCCATTGAAGCAGCCAGTGACGAACAGCCTGAAGTATCCCTACATGCTTTGGCTGGTTCATCCGGGCCACAAACCATGCGCGTCACAGCCATGTTGCGCAACCGTGAAGTCAGCCTACTCATTGATAACGGGTCAACACACAACTTCATCAGTACAAGGATCGCCCAAAGGCTGCAGATCCCTATCACCCACATTGACTCTTTCCATGTGCGTGTAGCCAGCGGAGAAAAGCTGACATGCACCCAGCAATGCAAAGGCGTGAATCTGAAGATCCAACACATTGCAGTAACGGTGGACCTGTATGCCATACCATTGGCAGGGGTCGACATCGTACTAGGCGTGCAGTGGCTATCCCAGTTGGGCAAAGTGGCTTTCGACTACAAGCGACTGACCATGGAATTCACACTTGGAGACCAACAGGTATGCTTGTCCATGCAACCTGGTCACAGCCATGTAGTCAAAAGAAACGAGATACAGAAGTTGATCCGAGCGGGAGGTGAATGCTATGCCATTCAAGTAGCCACCCAGCCCCGCAGCCAAGAAGATTTTCCCACAGCAACCGACCCACAGAGGGAAGAAATAGCAACCGACATTCAAGAGGTGCTTGCAGACTTTCCCTTGGTTTTGCAAGAACCCACCACCCTACCACCAAGCAGGGCGTGCGATCATCGCATCACCCTCATAGACGAACAGCAGCCCGTGAACGTGCCCCCATACAGGTACGCCCACCATCAAAAAGACGAGATAGAGAGGCAGGTGAAGGAGATGCTCAAGTAG